In a genomic window of Zingiber officinale cultivar Zhangliang unplaced genomic scaffold, Zo_v1.1 ctg135, whole genome shotgun sequence:
- the LOC122036264 gene encoding FRIGIDA-like protein 4a isoform X2, whose protein sequence is MASEAVSATPASLVQQSFAELDKQRELITCCTQLWKELSDHFSTLERGLEKKSEALRSKRQSLDASSRRTLSVLRRRELTIDASVEVALSKLDAVKAIQVVSSAAEGDELDLTSKLRSFCTKVDFHGFFDLVVAKRKEVELLRSELPVALTDCIDPGKFVIDALSGIFPVDRRPVKSPNDLGWACVLVLESLVPILADPELGPARPLVTRTIRERAQDMAKEWKESLELRGGIENVKPPDAHTFLQHVVTFGIVEKDDKELYRRLVVTFAWRRQMPKLAISLGLEDKIEDIIEELINNGHQLDAISFAHEAGLQEKFPPVQLLKSFLEDSKIATSTAEDSNNSGQTANTTSRKEQSVIRAAIKCIQEHKLEAEFPMESLQKRLEHLEKAKVEKKKTSGGSPTNDRPNSPANKRTRANNGGPMPPAKAGRLTNNAYVSSFPAHHTFVRSPLVHTTCPGTSPPGHGVYGSRSPPAIRDAYGYPTEATPAPLAASYPSPPMSYPPYGNYNNGMGGYHNVLAPVYQPAYYR, encoded by the exons ATGGCATCGGAGGCGGTGTCCGCCACCCCCGCTTCCCTTGTGCAGCAGAGCTTCGCGGAGCTGGACAAGCAGCGGGAGCTCATTACATGCTGCACTCAGCTATGGAAGGAGCTCTCCGATCACTTCTCCACCCTTGAGCGAGGGCTCGAGAAGAAGTCCGAGGCTCTTAGGTCCAAGCGTCAGTCCCTCGATGCTTCCTCCCGCCGCACCCTCAGCGTCCTCCGACGCCGCGAACTCACCATCGATGCCTCCGTCGAAGTTGCTCTCTCCAAGCTCGACGCTGTCAAGGCGATCCAGGTCGTCTCTTCTGCAGCGGAGGGCGACGAGCTCGATCTCACCTCAAAGCTACGATCTTTCTGCACTAAAGTGGATTTCCATGGATTCTTCGACCTCGTAGTTGCTAAAAGGAAGGAGGTGGAGTTGCTTCGGTCTGAGCTCCCAGTGGCCCTCACGGACTGTATTGATCCGGGCAAGTTCGTCATTGACGCGTTATCTGGGATCTTCCCCGTCGACCGGAGGCCCGTGAAGTCGCCAAATGATCTCGGTTGGGCATGTGTGCTAGTGTTGGAGTCACTGGTGCCAATCCTTGCAGATCCTGAGCTGGGGCCAGCGAGGCCGTTGGTGACTCGAACCATAAGGGAGCGTGCTCAGGACATGGCAAAGGAGTGGAAAGAGAGTCTAGAGCTGCGTGGAGGGATTGAGAACGTGAAGCCACCTGATGCGCACACATTTCTCCAACATGTGGTGACCTTTGGAATCGTAGAGAAGGATGACAAAGAGCTATACCGAAGACTTGTTGTAACTTTCGCTTGGCGAAGGCAAATGCCCAAGCTTGCTATTTCATTAGGACTTGAGGATAAAATCGAAG ATATCATCGAGGAATTGATCAACAATGGACATCAGCTAGATGCAATAAGCTTTGCTCATGAAGCCGGTCTGCAGGAGAAGTTTCCTCCAGTTCAATTGCTAAAATCCTTCCTTGAAGACTCAAAGATAGCAACTTCAACTGCAGAAGACAGCAACAACAGTGGGCAAACTGCA AATACCACAAGCCGCAAGGAACAGTCAGTTATTCGGGCGGCTATCAAGTGTATTCAAGAACATAAGCTTGAAGCTGAGTTTCCCATGGAGAGCCTTCAGAAGCGACTCGAGCATTTGGAGAAGGCCAAGGTGGAGAAAAAAAAGACGTCCGGTGGCAGTCCTACCAATGACCGGCCTAATAGCCCAGCCAACAAGCGAACACGAGCCAACAATGGGGGACCGATGCCTCCTGCCAAGGCCGGCCGGCTGACGAACAATGCCTACGTGTCCTCCTTCCCGGCTCATCATACCTTTGTACGATCACCTTTGGTCCACACCACATGCCCCGGAACATCTCCACCAGGACATGGGGTCTATGGTAGCAGGAGTCCACCAGCTATCAGAGATGCTTATGGATACCCAACTGAAGCCACCCCTGCTCCACTTGCTGCATCATATCCCTCGCCACCAATGAGCTACCCACCATACGGAAATTACAACAATGGCATGGGAGGCTACCACAATGTATTGGCACCAGTGTATCAGCCAGCTTACTACAGGTAG
- the LOC122036264 gene encoding FRIGIDA-like protein 4a isoform X1, translated as MASEAVSATPASLVQQSFAELDKQRELITCCTQLWKELSDHFSTLERGLEKKSEALRSKRQSLDASSRRTLSVLRRRELTIDASVEVALSKLDAVKAIQVVSSAAEGDELDLTSKLRSFCTKVDFHGFFDLVVAKRKEVELLRSELPVALTDCIDPGKFVIDALSGIFPVDRRPVKSPNDLGWACVLVLESLVPILADPELGPARPLVTRTIRERAQDMAKEWKESLELRGGIENVKPPDAHTFLQHVVTFGIVEKDDKELYRRLVVTFAWRRQMPKLAISLGLEDKIEDIIEELINNGHQLDAISFAHEAGLQEKFPPVQLLKSFLEDSKIATSTAEDSNNSGQTAHLLQNTTSRKEQSVIRAAIKCIQEHKLEAEFPMESLQKRLEHLEKAKVEKKKTSGGSPTNDRPNSPANKRTRANNGGPMPPAKAGRLTNNAYVSSFPAHHTFVRSPLVHTTCPGTSPPGHGVYGSRSPPAIRDAYGYPTEATPAPLAASYPSPPMSYPPYGNYNNGMGGYHNVLAPVYQPAYYR; from the exons ATGGCATCGGAGGCGGTGTCCGCCACCCCCGCTTCCCTTGTGCAGCAGAGCTTCGCGGAGCTGGACAAGCAGCGGGAGCTCATTACATGCTGCACTCAGCTATGGAAGGAGCTCTCCGATCACTTCTCCACCCTTGAGCGAGGGCTCGAGAAGAAGTCCGAGGCTCTTAGGTCCAAGCGTCAGTCCCTCGATGCTTCCTCCCGCCGCACCCTCAGCGTCCTCCGACGCCGCGAACTCACCATCGATGCCTCCGTCGAAGTTGCTCTCTCCAAGCTCGACGCTGTCAAGGCGATCCAGGTCGTCTCTTCTGCAGCGGAGGGCGACGAGCTCGATCTCACCTCAAAGCTACGATCTTTCTGCACTAAAGTGGATTTCCATGGATTCTTCGACCTCGTAGTTGCTAAAAGGAAGGAGGTGGAGTTGCTTCGGTCTGAGCTCCCAGTGGCCCTCACGGACTGTATTGATCCGGGCAAGTTCGTCATTGACGCGTTATCTGGGATCTTCCCCGTCGACCGGAGGCCCGTGAAGTCGCCAAATGATCTCGGTTGGGCATGTGTGCTAGTGTTGGAGTCACTGGTGCCAATCCTTGCAGATCCTGAGCTGGGGCCAGCGAGGCCGTTGGTGACTCGAACCATAAGGGAGCGTGCTCAGGACATGGCAAAGGAGTGGAAAGAGAGTCTAGAGCTGCGTGGAGGGATTGAGAACGTGAAGCCACCTGATGCGCACACATTTCTCCAACATGTGGTGACCTTTGGAATCGTAGAGAAGGATGACAAAGAGCTATACCGAAGACTTGTTGTAACTTTCGCTTGGCGAAGGCAAATGCCCAAGCTTGCTATTTCATTAGGACTTGAGGATAAAATCGAAG ATATCATCGAGGAATTGATCAACAATGGACATCAGCTAGATGCAATAAGCTTTGCTCATGAAGCCGGTCTGCAGGAGAAGTTTCCTCCAGTTCAATTGCTAAAATCCTTCCTTGAAGACTCAAAGATAGCAACTTCAACTGCAGAAGACAGCAACAACAGTGGGCAAACTGCA CATTTGTTACAGAATACCACAAGCCGCAAGGAACAGTCAGTTATTCGGGCGGCTATCAAGTGTATTCAAGAACATAAGCTTGAAGCTGAGTTTCCCATGGAGAGCCTTCAGAAGCGACTCGAGCATTTGGAGAAGGCCAAGGTGGAGAAAAAAAAGACGTCCGGTGGCAGTCCTACCAATGACCGGCCTAATAGCCCAGCCAACAAGCGAACACGAGCCAACAATGGGGGACCGATGCCTCCTGCCAAGGCCGGCCGGCTGACGAACAATGCCTACGTGTCCTCCTTCCCGGCTCATCATACCTTTGTACGATCACCTTTGGTCCACACCACATGCCCCGGAACATCTCCACCAGGACATGGGGTCTATGGTAGCAGGAGTCCACCAGCTATCAGAGATGCTTATGGATACCCAACTGAAGCCACCCCTGCTCCACTTGCTGCATCATATCCCTCGCCACCAATGAGCTACCCACCATACGGAAATTACAACAATGGCATGGGAGGCTACCACAATGTATTGGCACCAGTGTATCAGCCAGCTTACTACAGGTAG
- the LOC122036242 gene encoding increased DNA methylation 1-like, which produces MKNRKGSGEVDEKVRLDVTDSNSDDCYAEQGRAARDVQKGERTQCGDSYGFVSVEKNRNSVLRDHAAKQCEIFDTDMREAIEPDLAGKSRESAVADNNVHTDISQHEGGVLRVQGKGGVLRVFLNKKADRLERLCSNNIYEQRSSAGATLRKINSDISVESRFSEQMPESEILPLKREKRRTKMQNRKTDSKLRGFTNSNIHKRELKDQLKEILINAGWTIDLRPRKGSKYVDSVYIPPKGRGSYWSITKAYAAYQEGLNRECDGKTKGPFERQSKASLGSAYNIPMDSLNVLKRNVVNKRKRKEAPEEVQSFEKKKSEIMFDTRRQPRIKETTEMADELVGRKNLNSSLDLDSKTIVSFVAHNHFQIEKNKHRVCALLARRCYQDAEIEANDFVPYKWKRTVFSWMIDLGILSVNGKVKYMNQRNETKLKGWITRDGIKCICCTKIVSASKFELHAGSKLLKPSQNIYLVDRGISLLQCQLEAWKKHEELGHQGFCSVDVCGDHPHDDTCAMCGRGGGELICCNDCLSTSHLSCLGMEALPHGVWHCKHCRCRFCGEICADATKKNNGIDSSLLSCNQCEAKYHQDCVVQPESVSISSNPSSSFCTQSCKKVFEGLQKIWGTKNDLGAGFSWSIIRRFDENPSIYKLELHQMAECNLKIAIALAILDECFLPIVDQRSGFNLIHNAVYNCGSNFCRLNYSSFCTIILERGDEIISVASVRIHGTRLAEMPFIGTRNMYRRQGMCRRLLGGIESVLCSIDVEKLVIPTIPELKDAWTNVFGFKPLDGSQEQEVRSANILVFPGTDLLEKPLLKMLSPEKPTPIPRDAMVENDIKQQANIVKCSGSAAAEHNLHASCQAAVNCVNVLQAKPAFEAEISTEQKPGLIREIIMAASQERE; this is translated from the exons ATGAAGAACAGGAAAGGAAGCGGGGAGGTTGACGAAAAGGTGAGGTTGGACGTGACCGATTCCAATTCGGATGATTGTTACGCTGAGCAGGGGAGGGCGGCTCGTGATGTGCAGAAAGGGGAAAGGACGCAATGTGGTGACAGTTATGGATTTGTTTCAGTAGAGAAAAACAGGAACAGTGTTTTGAGGGACCATGCTGCGAAGCAATGTGAAATCTTCGACACTGACATGAGAGAAGCGATTGAACCAGATTTGGCGGGGAAGAGTAGAGAATCAGCTGTTGCTGATAATAACGTGCATACTGACATTTCTCAACACGAAGGTGGTGTTTTGAGGGTGCAAGGAAAGGGTGGTGTCTTGAGGGTCTTCCTCAATAAGAAAGCGGATCGACTTGAACGTCTCTGTTCCAATAATATTTATGAGCAAAGATCAAGTGCGGGAGCTACATTGAGGAAGATAAACAGTGATATAAGTGTGGAAAGCAGATTCAGTGAGCAAATGCCAGAGTCGGAGATTTTACCTCTGAAAAGAGAAAAAAGGAGAACAAAGATGCAAAACAGGAAGACCGATTCTAAATTAAGGGGTTTTACCAATTCAAACATTCATAAAAGGGAATTGAAAGATCAGCTAAAAGAAATACTTATAAATGCTGGTTGGACAATAGACCTAAGGCCAAGGAAAGGCAGCAAATATGTAGATTCTGTTTACATACCTCCTAAAGGACGAGGTAGTTATTGGTCAATCACAAAGGCTTATGCTGCGTATCAGGAAGGACTGAATAGAGAATGCGATGGGAAGACCAAGGGTCCTTTTGAAAGGCAGTCTAAAGCATCTCTTGGTAGTGCTTATAATATACCAATGGACTCCCTAAATGTACTGAAAAGAAATGTTGTTAACAAGAGAAAAAGGAAGGAAGCACCTGAAGAAGTCCAAAGTTTTGAAAAGAAGAAATCAGAGATAATGTTTGACACCAGGAGGCAACCTAGAATTAAGGAAACCACAGAGATGGCTGATGAACTTGTGGGAAGAAAGAACTTAAACAGCTCCTTGGATTTAGACTCAAAAACAATAGTTAGTTTTGTAGCTCATAATCACTTCCAAATAGAAAAAAACAAGCATAGAGTATGTGCTCTATTAGCTCGTAGATGCTATCAGGATGCAGAAATTGAAGCTAATGATTTTGTTCCATATAAATGGAAGAGGACAGTTTTCTCATGGATGATAGATCTTGGAATCCTGTCTGTAAATGGAAAAGTGAAATACATGAATCAGAGAAATGAAACAAAATTGAAAGGCTGGATAACAAGAGATGGCATTAAGTGCATCTGCTGTACTAAAATTGTTTCTGCATCAAAGTTTGAGCTTCATGCTGGGAGCAAACTTCTCAAGCCATCACAAAATATATATTTGGTGGACAGAGGAATTTCCCTCTTACAATGTCAATTGGAAGCATGGAAAAAACATGAAGAGTTGGGACATCAAGGATTTTGCAGTGTGGACGTATGTGGCGATCACCCCCACGATGATACTTGTGCTATGTGTGGTCGTGGTGGTGGTGAATTGATTTGTTGCAATGATTGTCTTTCAACATCCCATCTCAGTTGTTTGGGTATGGAG GCGCTTCCTCATGGAGTGTGGCACTGTAAACACTGTCGCTGCAGGTTCTGTGGTGAAATTTGTGCAGATGCTACTAAAAAAAACAATGGAATTGATTCTTCGTTACTGTCATGCAACCAGTGTGAGGCAAAAT ATCACCAGGATTGTGTTGTTCAACCTGAATCAGTTTCCATTTCATCAAACCCGAGCAGTTCTTTTTGTACCCAAAGTTGCAAGAAG GTTTTTGAAGGATTGCAGAAGATTTGGGGGACCAAGAATGACTTGGGAGCAGGATTTTCATGGAGCATTATTAGGCGATTTGATGAGAATCCTTCTATATATAAGTTGGAGTTGCATCAAATGGCAGAATGCAACTTGAAGATTGCTATTGCTCTAGCCATTCTGGATGAGTGCTTTCTGCCAATTGTTGACCAGAGAAGTGGTTTTAATCTGATTCATAATGCTGTCTATAACTGTGG ATCGAATTTCTGTCGCCTGAACTATAGCAGTTTCTGCACAATAATTTTGGAGCGTGGTGACGAAATTATCTCGGTAGCCTCTGTCAG GATACATGGAACCAGGCTTGCAGAAATGCCTTTTATTGGGACAAGAAACATGTATAGACGACAAGGCATGTGTCGCCGACTTCTTGGTGGAATTGAATCA GTTCTCTGTTCAATCGATGTTGAAAAGCTGGTTATACCCACTATTCCTGAACTAAAGGATGCATGGACTAATGTATTTGGCTTCAAGCCTCTTGATGGTTCCCAAGAACAAGAAGTTAGGTCTGCAAATATATTGGTTTTTCCTGGTACTGATTTACTTGAGAAGCCACTGCTGAAGATGCTTTCCCCTGAAAAACCTACACCTATTCCTAGAG ATGCAATGGTGGAAAATGACATCAAACAACAGGCAAACATAGTTAAATGTTCTGGGTCTGCTGCTGCTGAGCACAACCTCCATGCCTCTTGTCAGGCTGCTGTAAATTGTGTGAATGTACTTCAAGCCAAACCTGCATTTGAAGCAGAGATTTCAACTGAGCAAAAACCTGGCTTGATTCGTGAAATAATCATGGCTGCTAGTCAGGAAAGAGAGTGA
- the LOC122036271 gene encoding long chain base biosynthesis protein 1b-like → MASAIVNATTAVVEWASMAFDAPFADAVVFGVHVDGHLVVEVLLIAVIMFQLTRKSYKPPKKPLSEKEIDDLCEEWVPEPLHPPITEEMKVEPPTLESAAGPHTVIDGKEVVNFASSNYLGLIGNETIIDSCVASLEKYGVGSCGPRGFYGTIDVHLDCEKRIAKFMGTPDSILYSYGISTIFSVIPAFCKKGDIIVVDEGVHWGVQNGLYLSRSNVVYFKHNDMASLESTLEKLAHGNKQAEKVRRYIVVEALYQNSGQIAPLNDIVRLKEKYRFRIILEESHSFGVLGNTGRGLAELYGVPIEKIDIITAGMGNALATDGGFCTGNARVVDHQRLSSSGYVFSASLPPYLASAAVAAVNYLEDNPSVLTTLRRNIHLLWEGLSDVPGLMIASDPLSPIVFLKLKNSTGSPKNDLELLNKIAERVLKEDSVFIVSTKRSVLDKCRLPVGIRVFVSAGHTESDIKKVSESLRRVATENL, encoded by the exons ATGGCTTCGGCTATTGTGAACGCGACCACGGCAGTAGTTGAATGGGCTTCTATGGCTTTCGATGCTCCGTTTGCTGACGCTGTCGTGTTTGGGGTTCATGTAGATG GACACCTTGTTGTTGAAGTGCTACTTATTGCTGTGATCATGTTCCAACTCACTAGAAAAAGTTATAAACCTCCGAAGAAGCCACTTAGTGAAAAG GAAATCGATGACCTTTGTGAAGAATGGGTTCCTGAACCCCTTCATCCGCCTATCACAGAGGAGATGAAAGTTGAGCCTCCTACTTTAGAAAG TGCTGCTGGGCCGCATACTGTAATTGATGGAAAGGAAGTTGTGAACTTTGCTTCTTCTAATTATCTAGGATTAATAGGCAATGAAACAATAATT GATTCATGTGTTGCTTCCTTAGAGAAATATGGTGTCGGTTCTTGTGGTCCCCGTGGCTTCTATGGAACAATAG ATGTCCACCTTGATTGTGAGAAGAGAATTGCGAAGTTCATGGGTACTCCAGATTCAATCCTATACTCATATGGCATCTCAACCATTTTCAGTGTTATTCCAGCATTTTGTAAGAAAGGAGATATCATCGTTGT AGATGAGGGTGTTCACTGGGGAGTGCAAAATGGTCTTTATCTCTCCAGAAGTAATGTTGTTTACTTCAAGCACAATGATATGGCGTCATTGGAGAGCACTTTGGAGAAATTGGCTCATGGTAATAAGCAAGCAGAAAAGGTCAGACGCTACATTGTTGTTGAAGCATTGTACCAG AATTCAGGTCAAATTGCCCCATTGAATGATATTGTGCGATTAAAGGAGAAATACCGCTTTCGGATCATATTGGAAGAAAGTCATTCTTTTGGTGTACTTGGAAACACTGGGAGAGGTCTTGCTGAACTTTATGGAGTTCCA ATTGAGAAGATTGATATAATAACTGCTGGTATGGGAAATGCATTGGCAACCGATGGGGGCTTTTGCACTGGAAATGCCAGAGTAGTTGATCACCAA CGTTTGAGTAGCTCGGGGTATGTATTTTCCGCGTCTTTACCACCATATCTTGCAAGCGCTGCTGTTGCTGCAGTGAATTACTTGGAGGATAATCCATCTGTCCTCACGACATTGAGAAGGAACATTCATCTACTTTGGGAAG GCTTGTCTGATGTACCAGGATTGATGATTGCAAGTGATCCATTGTCGCCAATTGTCTTCCTAAAACTGAAAAATTCTACAGGATCGCCGAAAAATGATTTGGAACTCCTTAACAAAATTGCCGAAAGG GTACTGAAGGAAGATTCTGTTTTCATTGTGAGCACAAAAAGGTCTGTTCTTGATAAGTGCCGCCTTCCGGTAGGCATTCGCGTGTTCGTTTCAGCAGGTCACACTGAATCTGACATCAAGAAAGTGTCTGAGTCATTGAGAAGAGTTGCAACCGAGAATTTGTGA
- the LOC122036291 gene encoding mediator of RNA polymerase II transcription subunit 20a-like, with the protein MPVKWLMHWQPNQGSTLSSQVLAEVCQCVEGFGAAAKDRKWRTTLTFYRPMARDSAAAPVSDVPRDLLGIALHDRPSAYFFILRHHRIILQADANVQLLMDKLQSYKARVVLHFEGSQYQLGDFQLRVGKCGPSMSETLRGIMMEVEYLPLSSIEKSRPIMEAFFDIWHETITKASLPGHFVISDSNFTDYGLQDYYSPQHTSLQYATCIAQLMSAGRS; encoded by the exons ATGCCCGTGAAATG GCTGATGCACTGGCAACCCAATCAGGGCTCGACCCTGAGCAGCCAGGTACTGGCGGAGGTGTGTCAGTGCGTGGAGGGCTTCGGCGCCGCAGCCAAAGACAGGAAGTGGCGGACCACGCTCACCTTCTACCGCCCCATGGCCCGTGACAGCGCCGCGGCCCCGGTAAGCGACGTACCTCGCGACCTCCTCGGCATCGCCCTCCACGATCGCCCCTCCGCCTACTTCTTCATTCTACGGCACCACCGCATCATCCTCCAGGCCGACGCCAACGTGCAGCTCCTCATGGATAAGCTCCAGTCCTACAAGGCTCGCGTCGTCCTTCACTTCGAG GGATCTCAATATCAACTAGGAGATTTCCAGCTGAGAGTGGGAAAATGTGGTCCATCAATGTCCGAAACATTGAGGGGAATCATGATGGAG GTTGAGTATCTTCCTTTATCTTCAATAGAGAAGTCCAGGCCAATTATGGAAGCATTCTTCGACATATGGCACGAAACAATCACCAAAGCTTCATTACCTGGTCATTTCGTGATCAGCGATTCCAACTTCACTGACTACGGTTTACAGGACTATTACTCTCCTCAGCACACTTCCCTTCAGTACGCGACTTGCATTGCGCAACTCATGTCTGCCGGAAGAAGCTGA